The following are encoded together in the Daucus carota subsp. sativus chromosome 5, DH1 v3.0, whole genome shotgun sequence genome:
- the LOC108219972 gene encoding light-inducible protein CPRF3-like isoform X1, with the protein MSDGEEGTLMRHSKPASLVQEVSKVTAPGPDRLSSVQYHAPFPSGGILAHPTMPSESAAGKDRNVHQMLEEGPGDTISAAGSNRSDSVAPGVVAVQVKPDQRYEYEELQHRVHALNNENRFLKEELQKVSEECNKVTSENDSIKQAQLLKICGQKNYPCSN; encoded by the exons ATGAGTGACGGGGAAGAGGGTACACTTATGAGGCATTCTAAGCCGGCTTCTTTAGTTCAG GAAGTGTCAAAAGTAACAGCTCCAGGTCCTGATCGGCTAAGCTCTGTGCAG TATCACGCTCCATTCCCATCAGGAGGAATCTTGGCTCATCCTACTATGCCCTCG GAATCTGCTGCTGGCAAGGACAGAAATGTTCACCAGATGCTTGAAGAAGGTCCAGGGGACACCATTTCTGCGGCTGGATCAAATCGATCAGATTCTGTTGCTCCGGGAGTTGTGGCTGTGCAGGTGAAGCCTGATCAAAGG TATGAATATGAAGAGTTACAGCACAGGGTCCATGCTCTAAACAATGAAAACCGCTTCCTGAAAGAAGAGCTGCAGAAAGTATCTGAGGAATGCAACAAGGTTACATCCGAAAATGACTCCATTAAG CAGGCGCAATTGTTGAAAATTTGCGGGCAGAAGAATTATCCTTGTTCGAATTAG
- the LOC135152740 gene encoding uncharacterized protein LOC135152740, with protein sequence MDKEGSVFAALLEEDSLAYSDSFICGSGLLDNTQGQTASSLKMNNGEDTWSLKVAPTDGEKDNSMHNGNSLGSSSLTVGSVVGSSFSGTNFSESSRSCSSGTSYSKNISEVKDGGCVDDWEVLADELAAIDDKEDRSAQKSESLMENRSAVKLDHLPKVEKQPISTMDVIKPRK encoded by the exons ATGGATAAAGAGGGGAGTGTGTTTGCGGCTTTACTGGAGGAAGATAGTCTGGCATATTCTGACAGTTTCATCTGTGGTAGTGGGTTACTTGACAATACACAA GGGCAAACTGCATCATCTTTGAAAATGAATAATGGGGAGGATACTTGGAGTTTGAAGGTTGCTCCTACAGATGGAGAGAAAGATAATTCCATGCACAATGGCAATAGCTTGGGTTCATCCAGTCTTACTGTTGGAAGTGTTGTGGGAAGTAGCTTCTCTGGAACTAATTTCAGTGAAAGTAGCAGGAGTTGTAGCAGTGGTACATCTTATTCAAAAAACATCAGTGAAGTTAAGGATGGTGGTTGCGTGGATGATTGGGAGGTTTTAGCTGATGAATTGGCAGCTATTGATGACAAGGAGGATCGGAGTGCCCAGAAATCTGAGTCATTGATGGAGAATAGAAGTGCTGTCAAATTGGATCATCTGCCTAAGGTTGAGAAACAACCAATTTCAACAATGGACGTTATAAAGCCAAGGAAATAG
- the LOC108219972 gene encoding light-inducible protein CPRF3-like isoform X3, translating into MSDGEEGTLMRHSKPASLVQEVSKVTAPGPDRLSSVQYHAPFPSGGILAHPTMPSESAAGKDRNVHQMLEEGPGDTISAAGSNRSDSVAPGVVAVQYEYEELQHRVHALNNENRFLKEELQKVSEECNKVTSENDSIKQAQLLKICGQKNYPCSN; encoded by the exons ATGAGTGACGGGGAAGAGGGTACACTTATGAGGCATTCTAAGCCGGCTTCTTTAGTTCAG GAAGTGTCAAAAGTAACAGCTCCAGGTCCTGATCGGCTAAGCTCTGTGCAG TATCACGCTCCATTCCCATCAGGAGGAATCTTGGCTCATCCTACTATGCCCTCG GAATCTGCTGCTGGCAAGGACAGAAATGTTCACCAGATGCTTGAAGAAGGTCCAGGGGACACCATTTCTGCGGCTGGATCAAATCGATCAGATTCTGTTGCTCCGGGAGTTGTGGCTGTGCAG TATGAATATGAAGAGTTACAGCACAGGGTCCATGCTCTAAACAATGAAAACCGCTTCCTGAAAGAAGAGCTGCAGAAAGTATCTGAGGAATGCAACAAGGTTACATCCGAAAATGACTCCATTAAG CAGGCGCAATTGTTGAAAATTTGCGGGCAGAAGAATTATCCTTGTTCGAATTAG
- the LOC108219972 gene encoding light-inducible protein CPRF3-like isoform X2, producing MSDGEEGTLMRHSKPASLVQEVSKVTAPGPDRLSSVQYHAPFPSGGILAHPTMPSESAAGKDRNVHQMLEEGPGDTISAAGSNRSDSVAPGVVAVQVKPDQRYEYEELQHRVHALNNENRFLKEELQKVSEECNKVTSENDSIKAQLLKICGQKNYPCSN from the exons ATGAGTGACGGGGAAGAGGGTACACTTATGAGGCATTCTAAGCCGGCTTCTTTAGTTCAG GAAGTGTCAAAAGTAACAGCTCCAGGTCCTGATCGGCTAAGCTCTGTGCAG TATCACGCTCCATTCCCATCAGGAGGAATCTTGGCTCATCCTACTATGCCCTCG GAATCTGCTGCTGGCAAGGACAGAAATGTTCACCAGATGCTTGAAGAAGGTCCAGGGGACACCATTTCTGCGGCTGGATCAAATCGATCAGATTCTGTTGCTCCGGGAGTTGTGGCTGTGCAGGTGAAGCCTGATCAAAGG TATGAATATGAAGAGTTACAGCACAGGGTCCATGCTCTAAACAATGAAAACCGCTTCCTGAAAGAAGAGCTGCAGAAAGTATCTGAGGAATGCAACAAGGTTACATCCGAAAATGACTCCATTAAG GCGCAATTGTTGAAAATTTGCGGGCAGAAGAATTATCCTTGTTCGAATTAG
- the LOC108222425 gene encoding serine/threonine-protein kinase STY13 has protein sequence MVDPFAPGGDLFSLAESRYQVDCGIQIDKKLLIDPKHLTFETRIAAGVYSVVYKGMYKSKPAAIKIVLPVDSPARTTTWQERFVREVTLHSKARHENIVKFIGTSLEPTLMIITEFMRGGTLQKYLMNMYPNCLDLELAARFALEISRAMTYLHAKGIIHRDLKPQNLLLSEDQNMVKITDFGLAREEIIGDMSTEAGTYRWMAPEMFNVFGESNTKRYDHKVDVYSFSMVLWELLTSKIPYKGRNSMIAAYAVVTQNMRPSTDDIPKEMVPLLVSCWAEDPADRPEFIEIKYFLENFIHYLCTPDMSPPRMIKIGHANEVSATGECPCTSHLKQKAKGVCAKPSSAASRFFRCFRSCF, from the exons ATGGTGGACCCTTTTGCTCCTGGAGGTGACCTCTTCAGCCTCGCCGAGTCTCGGTACCAAGTGGACTGTGGCATTCAAATTGACAAGAAATTGCTGATTGATCCGAAGCATCTTACGTTTGAGACTAGGATTGCTGCTGGTGTCTACTCCGTTGTTTACAAGGGAAT GTATAAATCTAAGCCTGCTGCAATCAAAATAGTACTGCCAGTGGATTCCCCAGCACGTACTACTACATGGCAAGAGAGATTTGTGAGAGAGGTCACATTGCATTCAAAAGCAAGACATGAAAATATTGTGAAG TTCATTGGCACCTCTCTTGAACCAACCCTGATGATTATCACAGAGTTTATGAGAGGTGGTACACTCCAGAAGTACTTGATGAACATGTACCCAAATTGTCTAGATCTGGAGTTGGCGGCACGTTTTGCACTGGAGATCTCTCGAGCAATGACTTATTTGCATGCAAAAGGCATTATTCACCGCGACTTAAAGCCCC AAAATCTGCTTCTATCAGAAGACCAGAATATGGTCAAGATAACTGACTTTGGGTTAGCTAGGGAGGAGATAATTGGTGATATGTCTACTGAAGCTGGTACTTACCGCTGGATGGCTCCTGAG ATGTTTAACGTGTTTGGTGAGAGCAATACGAAAAGATACGATCACAAGGTGGATGTTTACAGCTTCTCAATGGTTCTGTGGGAGCTGCTGACAAGTAAAATTCCATATAAAGGAAGGAACTCCATGATAGCAGCATATGCTGTTGTAACTCAA AACATGAGGCCCAGCACTGATGACATTCCAAAGGAGATGGTACCCCTCTTGGTGTCCTGTTGGGCAGAAGACCCTGCGGATCGGCCTGAATTCATTGAAATCAAATACTTCCTTGAGAACTTCATACACTACTTGTGCACACCAGATATGTCACCACCTAGAATGATCAAGATCGGACATGCCAATGAAGTCTCTGCCACTGGGGAGTGTCCATGTACTAGTCATCTAAAGCAGAAAGCTAAAGGAGTCTGTGCTAAGCCAAGTTCTGCAGCTAGCCGTTTCTTCAGATGCTTTCGTTCTTGTTTCTGA